The candidate division KSB1 bacterium sequence CCGCCGCGCACCGCCAGCGCCGTGCTGTAGTCCGAGGTGCCCGTGACCCCCGGCAAAAACTGCAGCGCGCGGAAGACATCGGCTTCCACCACGCGCGGCAGGGTCGTCAGCGTGCGGCCGCTGAGATTGAGCTGGGCAATGGCGAGATCGCGCTGGGCGGCTTGCTTCTCGGCCGTTACGGTCACGCTGCCGAGCATGAGGGGCTTCACCGCCAGCCGAAAATTTCTCACCACTTTCTCGCCGGGCGCGAAACTCATGACATGCACCTGCTGTTCATAGCCGATGCTGCCGACGATGATCTCGTGCCGGCCGGGCGTGATGCCATGGATGACGAAATAGCCATCCACGTTGGTGGCGGCGCCCAGCGGGGTGCCGGCCAGCAGCACGTGGGCGCCAATCAAAGCTTCATGACTGTCTGCATCCTGAACAAAACCGCTGAGTGCGGCTGGAGATTGGGCGAACCCTCCTGTTCCCAACACGGCGAGCATGAGCAGCATGCCAGAAGACCGGCGGCACAACCAGGATTTGTTACTGATGGCTTCCATGAGCAATTTCAACCGCAATTCAAAACTACTTCACGATGCAACTGCTGCCGGTCCGGCAGGGCAGCAACCGTCGGGGTGCCTGGTCATGGAGCCTGCAAGCGCGAAGTGGCATCGATCCCGAAAACGTTTCACCCGGCGGAGCCGGGGTTCCAAAACGTCCCAGCCTGTCGGACGTTCCGGGGTCCTTCCGGCACCGGCCGGGCCGTTGCGGGAGCATTTTCGCAAAGGCTTGCGAGTCAGGACGGACGCCAAATCAAAGGTGATTGCAGTTGATGACGCGGCCTTCAGTTGGTTCTTTGTCCTGGCAGGCCATGACAGGAACATTTTCCCGCATGTGTGTCTGCGGCATCGCTGCCGTGCGACGGGGCGCCGGGCTCCGACTTCTCAGACTTTGAAATGGTTCTCGCGCAAGCGCCGCAGCATGGCGGCAAAATCATCCTGTTCCCCGGCGGTCCGCGGCGCTGCCTCTCCGGGCGATCCCGCGCCGCCGTTCTCCAACAGCTCGGCGGGGATTTCCAGCAGGAAGCGCGAGGGTTGCAGTTTGAGCACTTCTTTGTAGCGTGTCTTGCGGGTGGAATAGCTCAGGGTCAACTCGCGCTGCGCCCGCGTGAGGGCAACGTAGCACAAACGGCGCTCCTCCTCGAGAGTGCCACTCTCCAGCGCGCGACTGCTGGGAAACTGGCCGTCATTCATGCCGAACAGGAAAACGTGGGGAAACTCCAGGCCTTTGGCGGCATGAATGGTGAGAAAGATGGCGCGATCCACTTTTTCGTTGAGATAATCGCTGTCGCAGATCAGACTGACCCGGTCGAGAAAACCGGCGAGTGTGGGATCATCACTGGTTTGCTCGAAGCGCTGCAGGCTGCCGAGGAATTCACGCACACTGTTGACTTTGGCCTGCCGGGATTTCGGATCAGCCGTCGCCTCTTCCAGCGCCTTGAGGTAGCCGGTTTGCGCGACCAGCTCCTGCATGGCCAGGCTCAGTTTCTCATGCTGAAAGCGCCGGCGAAACTCCTCGATGAGCTGGACAAAAGCCTGAATGGCATGCAGCGCCGCCGGGCGAATCTCCGCCACGTGCGCAGCCTGTTGAAAGGCGTGAGAGAGATTGCAATTGTGCTGCTGGCAGTATTGATGCAGGCGCAGCAGCGTGGTGGCACCGATGCCGCGCCTGGGAAAATCGAGTGCGCGCTTCAGGCTGAGCTCGTCATCGGGGTTGCGCATCAGCTTGAGATAGGCGATCAGCGTGCGGATTTCCGGACGCTCATAGAACGAGGTGCCGCCGATGAGCTGATAGGGGAGATTGGCATGGCGCGCCGCTTCTTCCAGCGGCCGCAATTGAAAGTTGGTGCGCACCAGCACGGCAAAATCGCTGTAACGCACCCGCGGGTCGAGCAGCTTGCGCAGCGTGATCGCGCCGACCACTTTTTCCGCTTCCTCGTTCTCATTCTCCGCGGTCAGAACGCGCAGCCGGGCGCCGCCGCCGAGCGCGGACCAAAGTTCCTTGGGTTTGCGCCGGCGGTTGTTCCTGATCACCGCGTTGGCCGCCTGCAGGATCACCTGGGTCGAGCGATAGTTTTGTTCGAGCTTGACCAGGCGGGCGCCGGGAAAGTGTTCCTCAAAGCGCAGCAAAATTTCGGGGTCGGCGCCGCGCCAGGAATAAATCGCCTGGTCATCGTCGCCCACGACGCAAAGGTTGCGATGTTCGCCCAACAACAGCGTGATGAACCGATATTGCAGCGGATTGGTGTCCTGATACTCGTCCACCATCAGATAGCGAAACTGCTCCTGATAGTGCCGGCGGATGGCGGGATGTTGCTCGAGCAAATGGGTCACCAACAGCAAAATATCATCGAAATCGACGGCGTTGCAATGGCGCGTGCGTTCGAGATAATGCGCATAGAGATCGCCGAACAGTGCCTCTTCGGGATTGGACTGGTTGGCGAACCTCTCCGGCGATTCGCCCTGATTTTTCGCGGCAGAGATGCGGCCGAGCAGCTCGAAGGCGTTGTGCGCGGCAAAATCCAGGGCCCGCTCCTTCACGATCTCGCGCACCAGTGCGAGCTGGTCGTGCTGGTCGTAGATCACGAAGTTGCGACGGTAGCCCGCAGCCGCCGCCTGTTGGCGCAGGATGCGAACACCGAGTGCGTGAAAGGTGGAGAGGGTTGCCTTTTGCGCTGCCGGCCCCGCCAGATGCTTCAGGCGCTCCTGCATTTCCTGTGCGGCTTTGTTGGTAAAGGTCACGGCAAGCAGATGCTGTGCCGGCACTTTCTTGTTCAAGAGCAGATGTGCCAGGCGATAGGTGATGACGCGGGTCTTGCCGGAGCCGGCGCCCGCCAAAATGAGCAGCGGCCCTTCCGTGTGTGTGACGGCCTGCCGTTGTGGAGGATTAAGCGGACTGAGGTCGAGCATGCGATGAAAACGTGGTCATCCGGAGTCGGTAAGCAGTTGGTGATCGCCAAACGGCAACGCGACGGCAAAAACGGCTGGCAAGATAGAAAGGCACTGCCAAACATTCAACAAATTTCTTGACTTGCCGAAGCGAATTCTTTATTTTGCGCGCGATTCGAATCCATGTGCCGTGCTGTCGCAGCCGGTCTTGCCGCAAAATTCACCAGATGATGGTAGACTAGACTCCGAAAGCCTGGTTTTCCCACTCGTGACAATCCCGAATGGCATTCGGGACCAGCTTCATTCTTGCCCACTCAAGCAGAATTTGAACATCCGCAAGGTCAAGCGGAGGTCTTCCGCCAAGTTATCCACCGCGGGCCGCGCAGTGTCGCGACCAGGCTTACGCACCTGCGGACAGGTGGCTGCAGGCCTGCTCGGCGCGGCCATGCTCATCGCGTTGAGTGCGCTGACTGCGGGGTGCAGCGATCGGCCACGCAACAATCCTCTGGATCCGGCCAATCCGGAAACCGGCGGCCGCCCCACCGGCGTGACCGCCATCGCGATTCTGGATACCATCGAAGTACGCTGGCACGCCGTTGGCCTGCGTGATTTGACCGGTTACAATCTCTATCGCCAGCGTTCCGGTGAAAATGCCCCTTCCCTGCTGGCGCGGTTACAGCCGACGCAAACGCGCTACCTCGACCTGGGGGTGCGCTATGGTGTGGAACACCGCTATCAAATCAGTGCGTTGGTGAATGACTTCGAATCGCCCCGCTCGGCCGCGGCCACGATCACGCCCGGCCCCACACTCACATGGGTTGCCGATTTCGATGATCGCAGCGTGGTGAAGATTTCGCATGACGGGCGTCATGAAATCTTGCGCTCATTCCTGTCGCTGGCGCCGTTTCGTCTGGCGGTCGACCGGCAGCGCGGCACGGTTTGGGTGTTGGTGACGGATCGATCGACACGCACCAGCGGCAAGTTGGCGCGCTGCAATCTTGGCGGCCGCCTGCTGGGAAGTCATGGCAGCTTTGTGGGAATGGCCGGGTTCGCACTCGATCCCGGCACCGGCCACGTTTGGGTGGCTGACAGCTCGGGCGAGGGCGTGCTGCGTTTTGACGGCGACGGCCGGTTGCTGGCACAGCGCAAGAATGTGCCAAAAATTTCAGCCGTTGCCTTCAACAGTTTCACGCGGGAGTTGTGGGCGGCCACCGCGGCCGGCGGCCAAGTGCTGCGAATCGCCAGCCAGCCGGTGGCGGACAGTTTGCGAATCGAGGTGCGACCGCTGTTTGCCGGACGGCCGTTGGCGCTTGAAGTGCACCAGGCCACGGGGGCTGTCTGGGTCGCGCTCGGCGACAGTGTGATGTGGCAAAGTGGCGATGGCAGGCAGCGACGCAAGGCCGGCGTGAGGTTTCGCTACGCCTCGCAGGTGGCGGTGAACCAGCTCACCGGCGAATGCTGGGTGATCGACGAATCACGCCTTGCCTTCCGTGACAGCCGGGTGGTGAAGCTCGATCCCGCGGGCGGGCTGGAGTTTGAAGTGGGCGGCCTGGATCGCCCGCAAGCGCTGGCGGTGAATCCCTTCGATTCCTCCTGCTATGTTGCCGAGACATTGCGCGGCCGGCTCGTCATTATCTCCGCGGCCGGCGCCGTGCAACCGGCCTTTTTTGATTTGATCACCCCTTTTGATGTCGAGGTGGTTGATTTTTCGAAGTGAGCCGCAGCCTTTTCCATGTCGGGGCGAAACGAGCGCGGGCGTTTGCGCAGCGCGGACGCGGGGGGACAGCGCCGGCGGTCTTCCTCCCAAGATTTTACTTTGTTTTTCGGTAAAATTGGCTATATTGCGTTTTAACCCACAGCAAGAACGCCTACCCCAAGCCGACGCCAACCTTGGCAGGTCATTGTGAGCAGTTTGAGACTTCCCTGTTGTGCACCTGCATGCAGCGAATGAGAACAGGGAAGGCGTGCAACAGCCCGGGCTGACATACCGAGGAACATCATACATAAATTTGCTCATCCCAAGGAGGTTTCCGCATGAATGGTTTCGAGGTCATGCGCGTGGACAACGGCGAGGTCAGTGTGCTTCGCATCAAGGGCTTTCTCGACGCGCATACCGCTTCCGATCTGGAGCGCGAGATTCAAAAACTGCTCGATCAAAAGCGCTACAAGATCGTGGTGAACTTTCGCGATTTGACTTACATCAGCAGCGCCGGCCTGGGGGTGTTCATGGGGTTCATCGAAGAGGTGCGCGGGAACAAGGGCGACATCAAGCTCACCAACATGACCCCCAAGATTTTCCGCGTGTTCGATCTGCTCGGTTTTCCCACCCTCTATGAAATTCGCGACGACGAGCAGCAGGCGCTCCAAAGTTTCAACAATCAAAAGTGAAGCTCGCCGTGAAGAACCAGCGCACGAAAAAAAAATTTCACCTTCGCATTCCCAGCCAGACTGAATACCTCGAGATCATTCGCGAGTTTGTTTCCCGTGTCGCCCGCAAAGTCGGCTTCCAGGAGGATGATGCCAGCAAAATCGAGCTGGCGGTGGATGAGGCCTGCACCAACGTGATCGAACATGCCTATGGCGGGGATGACCGAAAGATGATCGATATCGCGATCCAGGTCGACTATCCCGGACAAAAAATGAGCATCATCATCACTGATCAGGGCCGCGGCTTCGATCCCAGCAAGCTGCGCGCCCCCGACATGAAAAAATACCTGCAGGAAATGCGCGTTGGGGGGTTGGGGGTGTACCTCATGCAATCACTGATGGACGAGATCAACTTCGAAGTCAAACCCGGCCCCAAAAACCAGGTGAAGTTGGTCAAATACCTGATGAACAATCAAAAACCCAGATAATTCCTTGCCCGCGCCGCTCGGTCACCGCCCTTCACATCATTCCCGTTGCGCCCGGCCACAACCGCACACCCTGGGGTGGGAACGGCTCGCATCGGCGCCATCGCGCAGTGACACGAGGCTCGGCGAAACCGCATAACTTTTGACCGAATGACCCAACATGCCCAGCAAAAAACCCACAAATCCGCCGCGCGCCCCCATCTCCACTGGTTTGACGCGCGGTGAGGCACCCATGGAGATCCGCCAGCGCCCCTATGTGCAGCGGAGCACCAATCACAACCGTTCCGTCCGGCCCACGCGCGCGGCCAGTGTCTACCCGCACAAGCGCAGCAGCAACCGTCCCGGCAGCAACCGCCAGCTCTCGCGCGAGCTGGATGAACGCCTGATCGAGCTGCAAGCCCTGTTCGATGTCTCCAAAACCCTGAACTCCTCCCTCCACCTGAAAAACATT is a genomic window containing:
- a CDS encoding UvrD-helicase domain-containing protein encodes the protein MLDLSPLNPPQRQAVTHTEGPLLILAGAGSGKTRVITYRLAHLLLNKKVPAQHLLAVTFTNKAAQEMQERLKHLAGPAAQKATLSTFHALGVRILRQQAAAAGYRRNFVIYDQHDQLALVREIVKERALDFAAHNAFELLGRISAAKNQGESPERFANQSNPEEALFGDLYAHYLERTRHCNAVDFDDILLLVTHLLEQHPAIRRHYQEQFRYLMVDEYQDTNPLQYRFITLLLGEHRNLCVVGDDDQAIYSWRGADPEILLRFEEHFPGARLVKLEQNYRSTQVILQAANAVIRNNRRRKPKELWSALGGGARLRVLTAENENEEAEKVVGAITLRKLLDPRVRYSDFAVLVRTNFQLRPLEEAARHANLPYQLIGGTSFYERPEIRTLIAYLKLMRNPDDELSLKRALDFPRRGIGATTLLRLHQYCQQHNCNLSHAFQQAAHVAEIRPAALHAIQAFVQLIEEFRRRFQHEKLSLAMQELVAQTGYLKALEEATADPKSRQAKVNSVREFLGSLQRFEQTSDDPTLAGFLDRVSLICDSDYLNEKVDRAIFLTIHAAKGLEFPHVFLFGMNDGQFPSSRALESGTLEEERRLCYVALTRAQRELTLSYSTRKTRYKEVLKLQPSRFLLEIPAELLENGGAGSPGEAAPRTAGEQDDFAAMLRRLRENHFKV
- a CDS encoding STAS domain-containing protein produces the protein MNGFEVMRVDNGEVSVLRIKGFLDAHTASDLEREIQKLLDQKRYKIVVNFRDLTYISSAGLGVFMGFIEEVRGNKGDIKLTNMTPKIFRVFDLLGFPTLYEIRDDEQQALQSFNNQK
- a CDS encoding ATP-binding protein, translated to MKNQRTKKKFHLRIPSQTEYLEIIREFVSRVARKVGFQEDDASKIELAVDEACTNVIEHAYGGDDRKMIDIAIQVDYPGQKMSIIITDQGRGFDPSKLRAPDMKKYLQEMRVGGLGVYLMQSLMDEINFEVKPGPKNQVKLVKYLMNNQKPR